From the genome of Rhinatrema bivittatum chromosome 11, aRhiBiv1.1, whole genome shotgun sequence:
GTAGGAAGGAGAGGAGGTTACCTGGATATATGATGTACTATCAATGAGGGAGGTTACCTGGGGTATACTCTTTGCTGGGGACAGTATGTATTAGTGAGAGGAGGGTAAAAGAGGATCCTGGGCTACGCTCTGCAGGTTGTATCagcaaggagaagcagaggtAAGAAAGGTTACTCAGTACATGGAATGGGATTCTCCTATTTGTGATCTGCTGGGTGCGAcctagaaacaggatgcttggctcgaTGGCACATTGTTCTGACCTAGCACAGCTGTTCTTAGCACTCCAGCCCTCACTGTAGCTTTCCCTAGTCTTTGATACCAAAAGCTCCTCAGGGATCACATCCAAATCTTCAGTGAGATTTGAGCCCTTCCAAAACAATCCCTTGGGACAAGAAGAGGGCAATCTGTGTTCAGGTCCTTAACActtggctgctgctctctctgtttTGGCAATGCACCTCTCCGAGACCCCCCTCTACAGTAGCAAACAGCAGGATCCTGGTGGAAGCCTGCTGCAAACCCTCAGATCTCGAGCCTCAGCGATCGCTACTACTAAGATTACAGAGCGATGCCTGGGGAAatccccccctgccccctctgCAGAAGCACCCACCAATCACTGGCTGCGAGGGTGGTAATCACACAACTCTTACCGCGTCCCCTGCAGCGTTTCGGCCAGCACAGCTTCTACCTGCAGCAAGCGTCCATGCAAGGCATTGTGGGAGATGGCGCTGCCTATGGTAGATAAATCTCCAATTAACTGCCGTAGGAGATCCTCGTACTCTGTCACCGAAGCCAGGGAGACCAGAGCCCTGGCTGCCATCACCCGAATGGCGTAAACGGGGCTCCCTGCAAGCCGGATCAGAGGCTCCAGGAAACGAGAAGCGCCActgtggggaagaggaggagggtcAGCAAGCAAACCCAAGCAGGGTTCGCTATGGTCCATCAGTTCTGCCCTGTCCAAAAGCACACTGAAGGTAAGATAGGAGGGCACGGCATGCCCAAATTAATGCAGGGATCCGATTGGCTGCAGATCCCAATGCGCTCACTGTCTCATTCTTTACCTGGGTGGGTCATCAGCCCCTGGCTGCAGCTTCGCCAACAGCGTTAGGACAGAGTGCAGGGAGGGGCAGAGGTGGAAGGTCCCTTTctgggaaggatcacagctcTCCAAAGCCTGGTGCAGCTCTCGCAGCAGAACGTCCCTCAGCTGGGGGTACTGGGTGAAGAAAGCCTGGGGGGTCAGCGTGCTCCGAGTGAAGCTGTCCTCTTGACTCAGGGTCTGCCCCAACAATTGGGCTGAGAAGGAGCCTGGAAAATAGAAATAATGGAAAATCACAGCTCCCTTCCCCCAGCACAACACCAATACTGAAGAGTGACCACCTCCCAAACCACAGAACAAGGCATCCTCTCCAAAACAGAatgctctgaagagaaaattaCACCCAAAAGCTGAGCATTCCTTCCCTCTGCGGCATCCACCACCTCCCTCATCCTCCCAGAAAGCAGAGTTCAGAGCCTGGCTATTGCCCAGAGTGCACAGAGGGTGCCCGGGGCGTTATCTGCACACTTACTGAAGAGCTGAAGAGCTGCATTCCTCATAGCCCAGCAGGGGGAGCCCAGGGACCTCAGGGCCAGGACCATGGTGGGTGTGGTGAGGGGCAGCAGCTCAGGACCCAGGCGGGAACGCCACACTAGCACCTGCAGCACGTGGATTGCGGAGATCTGAGGACAACCAgataagaaaagagagagagagtcaagcAGCGCCTCCCCAGGCAGATCGTTCCACATAAGCCTCTGCCTGCGTACCAGGTGCAGTGTTAAGACACTGCCTCCCCAGAGCTCGCAGGCGACCGGCTGCAGACCTCACCATGCACAGGTTAAAGCCTAGTTCCTCAATACCCagtgctgcttcctgtggttgtACCTGCGGCAGGTCCAGGGTCTGGTCCCAGTTAGCTGGCAGAGGGGTGCTGCCCAGGCCAAGGAGGACCTGGATAGAGTCCTTCAGGAGTGGGCGTGATGCGAGCATGTCCTCCCCAGACACGATGCCCAGGATCAGCATGGGGAATCCTGCAGCCCGGCGGGTGAGAGAGGAGCTTCGGGGTCCCTGCAACAGAGCCAGTGCCTggcagagaaagagagcacaGGAAGGGATTGCAGAGGACCTGCCTGCCGTGCAGAGACCTGTGCAGCTACAGAGGAAGGGAAATAATCCTGAACGTCAGCCACACAGAAAAAGAAACTCTGCACTTCTCCAGGGAACGGGGACAGGaatcacacacaccccacacccccccccccggctgcaaAATACAAATTGtgggcagtttcttcctgctcctgtgaGTTTCCAGGTCAATCAGAACCAGGAGTCTTCATTCACATGGGGATTTCTCCCTGTGTTCTATCCCCGTCCCATCCAGCCCAGACATCGCAGGGGCAGACTGCTGCTGCATCCAGAGCCTGGCCACCAGCTGTCCCATCTCTGGCCCCAGCCAGCCCAGGGAGCAGACACTGGGCTCTGCAATCAAACCCTCCAGAACCTCTCTTCGCTGGGAGAAAGGGTCAGTCTGGTGGACGggactgcctgctgcctgtcactGTGCGCCCGCACGACTCGAGTGCCACTGCGCGCATTGAGTGGCAAGTACCTGTGTCAGCATGTGTCTGGGCAGCACTTGCATGGCTGGGTCAGGGTGGCGCAGCAGCGATGCGCAGAACCTTGCGAGTCCCGAGCTGCAACCTTCCACCACTCCCTGCAAGACGCAAACAAAGAATGTGAGGCTAGATCAGGACCACGAGACCCATCCAGTCTGATCAGCTGattctggctttcccttcacatCTTCACCATTTTATAGACCTCggtcatatctcctctcagctgtctcttctccaagctgaagagccctgaccTGTTTAGCTTTCCTTCATATGGGggccgttccatccccttcaacattttggttgcccttctctgtaccttttctaattctttttgaagaaactgtgaccagaactgcacatagtactcgAGATGCGGTCACACAATGGCATTTATTGCATTTTAGTTGCTGTTCCTTGCTGAATAATTCTCAGATGAGGGCGTTGGAGTTGTGGTTGTTCACTAACACATCATGAATCCAGAGCTACGCCTCTGTGATCAGCTGCTGTTGGGAAGACTAAGAGAGCTCTCATAGTGAGGATGATGGAACCGCCCCTGGGGTTCAGGGATTCAGTGCCCTATCactcttagatttttttttgaaggtgtaaataaacacgCGGATAAAGATGATCCGGTTgctatagtgtatttggattttcagaaggcgtttgacaaactcCTCAAGAACTCCCCCCATGACAGACTCCTCAAGAAATTAGAAAgtctgttgtggattggtaactgaataaaagacaggaagcagagggtaggactttatggtcacttttccGGCTCCCAGTGTTGAGCCTGACAGGTGCTTGGGAACCTGTGGCTCGCCTACCTGCCTCGTTCCTCCCCGGAgggcccctcccctccagaaacGAAACACTGCATAGTGCCGCTGTATTCAGCTGTCCCCGAGCCAGGCCACCGACCCAACAAGCTTTCCTGCACTGGGAAATTGCTGTTGGTGCCATCTTGTCTCCATGTGGCCGGGCCTGCTGCAGAGAAACAGAAGCCGCATGATCGTGGCACACGGGAGAAGAGGAGAACATGGCCCAACGCAGCCTCCAGCTCCCTGAGCAGCCCAAACCTGCGAACAGAAGAGCTACActgctcccttccccaacctGGGCCTGCTCCAATGACCAAACCAGAAACAGCTCAAGCactgctgctgaaagaaaaatgttaaatttattattttttttttttaaagaaacagcagcCACAGCAAACCGCTGGCAACACCTCTAGGAAGAAGCCTTCAGGAGATAAGAGGGAACCAGGACTCCTGGCTGTCAGACCCCTGGGTCTGCTGTGGGCTAAAGCTGATCAGAGATTACCAACCCCcctgctcaacctgagggatggccccccTGAAGGAACCTAACATCTCAGGGTGCGTCTTCTAACTTCTCTTCTTCTGTCCCTTCTTGCTTTCTTCTTaactgcaggtctgcacctctaccatctgctggagacggagaaatattgagggactgcaggtggcacatgaggttatgtagcagtgcctcaaaggttttagttctctgcctccatccgtctcgcctttcctctagtgtgtacgtttagatctttaagtctgctttagaataaagaccattgaccattttagtagccacccgcTGGACTGACTCTATcctgtttatttccttttgaaggtgtggtctccagaattgtacacagtacttcaagtgaggtctcaccaggggcccatacaagggcaatatcaccccCCTTTTTTCTAAGATCCCTAGGTGATGCAATCTGAGTGAGAGTCTCAGCCGTGAGTGGAACAGAGCAGGACAGCTCCTTACCCAGTGTCGACACCTGAGCAGAGTGTCCTGAAATATACCAGCCACCATCTCCAAGGTCGCAACAGGCAGCAGCGGACCAGCAGGAGGCGGCACCAGACTCAGTATCTTCTCCACCAGTGATCCCAGCAGCAGCCCCACTTCCTGCCAGTGAAACACAGGCCCATGTCAGCaggaagagaaaagcagaaagaaatggGACATTTAGCCAGAACGACGACATCAGTTCCACCTCATAATTCCCAGATGTCCTAATCCCAGCCACTAAACAGGTAATACACGTTCAGCAAGGTCTTACTTTAAGagatacccagcagcaggtcaTGAGGAGCCCGTGTTCTTCAGACAGGAGTACAGGATCCTCTCCATCCATGCCAAGAGACCGCTCCAGTCCCCCGCCCTGAGAGATGAGGACATTGATAGCATTTCCCATGTCAGCCATGGATGGGGCAGCAACTGCAAAGGATAAGAGCAGATGGGATCAGAACATGCTACATGGAGGAGCGGGCACAGCACCTGAATGCCTGGCTATTCCAGTCATCTGTTCGGCAGCAACCAGCAAGGTGTTAGGCCTGCTGGGCCTCCTACATATTTTGCAGTAGCTGGGATGTGAGTTTTAGCTGCTAACAGGGAGGGTGTGCAATGTTTATGCCAACTGATGGCTTGGGAGACAAATGTGAACACTAACCAGCCACCAAGGTTCTCCTCTGCCCCACTACACCCTCCCACGGGCACAGTGTCTCGAGGTGGCCGGGACGGGCTCCTCTGGTTCCAATGCAGGTGGGGGTGAGAGAACTCCTGCTGCTCCAATGTAGGAGAAGCATGACCATGATGGATGCAGCAAGGGATCCTACTGCTTCATGGGAAGATGAAAGAAGAACATTAAAGAAGGCAGAGTTGACAGGAGACTGCAAGACAGAACTTTCACGAGAAGAAAACAGAGGGAGGACACAGAGAGGTGGAGAATAAAAACACCAGACACAAAAGGTTAGCAAAGTGATTTAAGAATTCTTTGCCATTCAAAATTTGCTCCTCGATTTTAACTCGctgggttggtttggttttttttttttttttaacgaaacAGTGactgctgtacaaacattttcaGTAAAATATTCCCTGTGGGTGTGGAAGAACAGAGACTTGGGGACAGACCCATCCCGCCGCTGACTGCAGAGAACTccctctttcctcttcctctccctcccctgtcAGTGAAGGCTACAGAGTGGAGCACAGTGCGGAGAACAAACTTGGGATCTGTCTGCGTTCTTTCCCCCCCTGGGCGTGGCACGCTTGCCatgcacagccccccccccccgtgccctcCTCACCTGGCCTCTCAGAGCTGGTGCCCTGGGCTCCGTGTAAGATCCACAGCAGGAAGTCACTGATCCCTTTCAAACTTCTCACCAAGCTATCGAGAAACCCTTTCCAGTGCGACGTATGCTCTGCCTTCACCATAGAGGCAACCACTTCAGGAACCTCCAGCAAACATCGCCGCAAGGCCAAGATCACACCTGCCACGATCCAGAGAAGAAATTCTCCGTTCACTTAAACAAGAAAAATCTGCTCCCACTAGCCGCTTTTAGTGTCCACGTCTCAGGGGCTGTCTTTGCAGTGTCTGTCGGGACAGTGAGTGCCTGGCATGGCACACTCGCTCttcaaggctctctctctctcatgcctggTATGCCATGCTCTCTCTACCCTGGCCTGTCAGGCGCCTGGCATACCACACTCACAGTACACTAGTTTCACATGCCTGGCACGCTATACTCCCTGTGCcttggtctctctctttctgtcatacTCACTGTACCCTGGTCTCATGTGCCCGGCATACTAGACTTGCTGTACCCtggtctctctcgctctctcacgtGCCCGGCGTGCCACACTCGCTGCACCCTGGTCTCTCAGGCACCCGGCCCACTCACCATGCATTGGCCTCTCCTTTGCAGCTTGCAGCAGGTCTTGGCGAGCGATGGCATACTGATCCTTCAGCATCCGCAGAAGGTGCTGAGCATAGCACAGGCCACTGCAACAGAGTGCCAACTCTGCTTCCTGAGGGAAGAGTCTCCTCAGTGTGCTTCTGTCTGATCTAGAAAACACAACGAGCACAGTTTAGCCCTGCGCAGACCTAGAACCCTCACAGATCCAGCCAACATGCCCCCTGGAACATGCATGAGCAATAGTGCAGTGCCCAGAGCTGCCCCCTTACCTCTGTAAAAGGGTTTTCATGAGCAGGGCTCCAgcctcagcctcctgcaccctaGGACTGCATATGGACTCCTCAGCGTAATCAAACACAGCTTGCACAAGGAATTCTGGGAAAGCTGATGGGAAGTACTGGACGAGCAATTCGGCAGCCAGCTCACGGATCTACAGTGGAGAGAAGAGGGCTGTAAGGAACAATGCTGGAGAGCAGTTTGGCAGCTGAGCACGGAGCCAAGTTACCTCATTAGTTCTGTCCCGACAGCAGCTCAGCAACACCAACAAGTTGGATGTAGAGAAGAAATCCCAGCATCCCTTCTCCCTGGCATAATCCAGCAGCCCCACCATGTGTTCTGCAGCCAAAGAAGAGAGGCAGAGTGTGAAGCGCGTCACTGTAGGCCTCGGCTCATTTGTAAGACCAAGGAGAGGTCAGAGGCGTTACTCACGGGGTGGCTGCCCCTTCTTCCTCTCAGGGCTCCAGCTGTCAGTGCAGGTCTCCAGTATGGCTTGCAGCAGGAGCAGTGCAGTTTTCTTCCGCTGGAAGTTTGACCCTGGAGTCAGTGAAGAGATGCTGAGTTCCAACAGCCACTGCACGAAATCTACATGAGAAAAAAGGACACTGCTGGCCATTACGGAGCCAAGGATACCGCTGATCCCAGACAGCCGAGGATGCTGGTGGCAATTACACAGCCACGGACACCGCTGGTCATTACAGAGCCAAGGATACCGCTGATCCCTGCAGAGCCAATAACCAGTCACTATAgcaccaggttcttgtggcctggattggccactgttggaaacaggatgctgggcttgatggatccttggtctgacccagtatggcatgttcttaaggatGCTGGTAGCAATTACAGAGCCAAGGACACTGCTGGTCCTAATTAAAATACAGACCAATCATTAAtgagaggccgatgcaataagacgtgcgggagagctggcgctccaagttgagcacccaggcacctctcctgggctcgcaattttgtattcaaattaggccgggtgctaataaggaagcgctagggacaatagcacgtccctagtgcctccttattagcggaagcagtggctgtcagcgggtccaacaaccggcgcttaattttaccggcattggtttTCGAACCGCTGGCAAACTctcgggttcagaaaacagacgctggcaaaattcagcatccattttcgaACCCCCggacagatttcttttttgtatttttggtgcttccaacttaatatcgctatgatattaagtcggagggtgtacagaaaagccgttttttctgcttttctgtacacttttcccggTTGCTTTGaagttaatgcctgcccttgtgcttggccacacattttactttctgtattctgggtgactaataggctcatcaatatgcatttgcatgtgatgagtgctattagttttcgggggggggggggggggggggttggccacatgttttccacgcgctattaccccttagggtataaggggtaataatcgCGCGTCTAAAATGCGCGGCCAAAACGGGGGCTAAATGGTGTGTTTGGCTGAgtgcaccattctgtattggctCGTGAATAAGAAGTCCATCAGTTTTCTGCTCTAAATCAGAGACACACAAAACCCAGATTCCTCAGGAGCAGAGAAGTTCACTGAATTAATGGCATGAGAAAATGGAACAGCAAACATTGTAATAGTAAGAAATAAACTAATTTCGACAATTTTACAATTAAAGAACGTGTTAAGAAGTCAGGAGCTGGTGTAACTCCTCTTCCACTCTGtgcccactcccccaccctcaaCAGGAGTTGCTATAACTCCTCTTCCTCTCaattccccctgccccccccccccccaaacaaatccCCTGTTGCTGATCCCAGGAGAGAAAGGGCCCAGATAATTAGTCCTCCCAGACTGGGGCTGCACGGGTGCCTAGTATACCCGGCACACACGCTGTACTCGTGCACCTACCTATTCCTCGGGAAAGGGTcctctctgcagcagccctgccccCATCCCTCGCCGTCTGCTCCTCCAGGCTCCTCAGAAGAGCGAGCGAGCTGTTCCTCTGCCTAACCAAAGCCTTCTTCAGCAGGGCCTGCAGCGCCTGGCGGAAACCGGAGGAGTCACAGCTGAGGTTCAGTGGCAGGAACTTCTGAAGTAGTTGCAGCTCCACCTCCGACAGCATCTGATTAGTCCTGGGGCTGCGGCACAGGACGCTCAAGGTGGCCAGACGCACAGCCTCATCCTCAGAATGGATACAGAGGCTCAGCTTTTGCAAAGTCTCGCCATCCGAAGGCACCACCCCGGAGGTCATCTTCCGGGCGCTCAGTAGGGTGACCCAAGCCCGGAGCGGTGCCGAATCCATGCCCTGGATGCCCTCTGCCAGCAGAGGGTAAGCAGCGGGGAAGCTCCGTAAGGTAGGTGCTAGGAGATAGGTGGCTGCATTGCTCTGTAGGAAGGAATCAGGGGAGGCCAGGGCTTCAGAGAGAGTGGGCAACCAGCGTTGCGCCCAAAGCCATGCCAGCTCGTCCTCCGAGATGGTAGCAATGCTTTCCATCCACCGTCTTCTCTGCAGCTCCAGAAAGGTCTTGTACAGCTCTGCAGCAGAAGGGCACAGGTAGTTTGtggacaggcagagcagaagGTGCTGGGGTAACTCTCTGTACACATCCAGAACCTGTTGTAAGACAAGAGGAGTTACTCACTGTGCTTCTGTCAACCTACAGGAAAGTGACTGACTGAAAGACTATCTGGAaaagcagggggtgctgcaggataGGAGTGAGGAGCACTGGCAGAGCCGTGTTTGGAGCtaagtactggaatagcaggggaggaTGGGACTACAGAGTAGGACTGAGGTGCATAGGGCTGTGTGTATAGGGAAAGgggtcagtactggaatagcagagggtggTGCAGGCtgaagtgaggtgcattggctgAGCCATGTGTGATGCTTAGTACTAGAatagcaggggggggaggggggagacagggcaggattgaggtgcataaactgtgtgtgtggtggggggctcagtactggaatagcgaGGGTGCTACTGGGCAAGAATGGAAGTGGATTGTCAGTCTCAGAACGGTCACAGCTTGCACAGCCTCCATCTGTGCCACGGCTGACCTCTGCCGTCggtattttttcaaaatattgaaCGTCTCCTTCCCTTCCCAGCAGCTCCCTTGGCTGGACCAGCAGGCGATCGCTGTCTGCTGCTCACATTCACAGCCTCCCGGGCGTTCTTACCACCTCAGTTCCCACATAGGGCAGGAGGGCACAGAGCGCTGGGTATCTGACTTTCATCTGCCAGGGGATACCCAGGATTTTCTGCAGGAACTGCTGGAAGAGAGGCTGTGCCAGGTCTCCAAAGTGCTGACACTCCAGGAGGTAAATCTCCAAGAGGCGTTCAAAGGCTTCAAACACACCCACGGAGACACCATCCGCCTACGAGGAGACAAGAGACACAGGGAAGTCGAGACGCCCCGTCCAGCTGCAGCAAGGCACGAGACAGACATGTGTGGGCTTGATCAGGGGGTGTCGCCATTACCAGTCTCTCCGCACTGAACCAGGAGAGCTGGGAGAGTTTCTGAAGCAGCTCCGAGTGGCCGGTCAGAAGCCGCTTCTCCCTCACACGCCAGGCGTCCACTGCACACTCCTTCAGTCGCTGCAGCCAGAGGGCAAGCACTGAACAGCAGAGGAGAATGAACAATGTCAGTCCCCAGACAAGCACGAAACgagccctccctcccaccctgggctactctcttccctcctccctcactgccTCCCATGCTGTTCTTGCCCCTCCAGGctactcctctccccctcccgcccccccaatcccttccctcctCACCTGGAAGACAGCGGTAGCGACAGCTGTTTTTCTCTTGGCACAGGGAAGACAAGTCTGGGAAGAGCACATCGAGCAGGAGGCACCCCTGGAGAGAGACACAAAGTCAAAACGCAGCCGAGCCCAGTGTCTGCCACAGTGTGCAGTAATGCACCTCACCAGCCCCCTGCCCCCCAGAATTCACTCTCCTATGCCCCTCTCCGAGCACAGGAACCAGGATAGCAGGCAGCAGCCCCCAGCCCCCTTGGACGGGGCTCTGACTGTACCTGTCCCAGGGACCCGCTCTGAGCACAGCTCAGAATATCCTTCCGGCTGCAGGCCAATAAGCCCCTGATGAGTTCCAACGTCTGTAATCCATCCTCCGGATGGGCACGAGTTGACAGTATCAGCTTCCCAAACGCCACCTCCCCAACATCTGGAGTGGAATAAAAGGAGCATTACAGCAAGCGGCAGTTACGACCCTAAACAGCACGCACTGGGGTATCCCGCACAGAGTGACAGCTGCATCCCTAAACAGCAGTGCTATCATTGCATCGTGTTTGCAAGAACGCTCTGGGGTACAATCTGCAAGAAGCAGCAGTTTCAGCCATGACCAGCAGTGTTACAACAGCATCAGGCAACCTGGGTTAAGAGACCAGACCTTGTTTATTCTATCTATGATGTTGTAGTTTTGTTTGTTGGCACTGACTGggtgttttgtatttttgaaaattcaataaaatttaaattgaaaaaaaaaaaaaaaaaaaaagaccagaccTAATGAGCAATGGGACTGCgggatcttttatttatttttttttccattttaaactaTGGCATACTGACCTTTAGTGATCAtgggagccaacttttcaaaacaattggggctgctacacgcaattcaaattaccccccccccatgcctgaaggagtttgctcaataTTGAAGCTTCTCAAGCCCCCACAGAGCTGGCTCCCATATTGGCAGCTATGAAGAGGTAacagagaagggggcctggtGCCAGCTGAAGATAGCAAGGCCTGAAATAAGCCTATGAGCAAAGGTGGTGGAGGCCCGCACCCCAGGCAGACCTGGGATGGATGTGAAGGACTGAGGGTGGGAATAGGGTTGGGTTCAGAAGGGGGTTTTATGTGCACCTTTACCTAAACTGAATAAATGTCAACTAGGTAGATGATTAGCAAAGAGGAACCTCTCTCACATactgagggggaaggaaggggttaCAGGCTAATCCCCCAGACTCAAGTCTGTCTTTCTCTACCCCTGACCTCGCTGTCCAGTCCCAGGGTCCTGACAATCTTTTTGCCGTCTCCCCAAAGATGTTCCTCTCCCTGGTGATCTCTTTCATCTCTGCCCCCCAAGCATAGGGAGACCCCCTTGTTACTCTGGCATCACTATTCTTACACCTCCCTCCCTTTCATGCCTAGACTCCCGCAGTCTCTTCCTGTCTGGTCTCTCTTATTACCACATTCAGAATGAAGCAATCTCTAATCCTGTCTCTGCCTCCATGCACTCTCCCGTCCTTACATCCTGATGTTTCTGCTCGGTGTCACTCTTGTATCCACACTTATCACAACCACCACCTTCTACGCCCCCTCCCACGTGTCTCTTCAATAATGCCCCCCACCTCTGTGAAACAGCTGGAAGAGATTCCGCACAGCCTGGGCTCCTCCCTCTGCCGCAGGTGTGCTGTTCACCAACATGCTCACAGCTGTGCCTGCCAGGTCCGAACTGGGCCCCGTCTGAAATCAAAGACAGAGACACCATCAGCACTCTCCACTGCTCTGTTACAGCCAGAGGAGCAGAAAGTAAATGAACTCAACCAAACACtaaaccccagtaagattatagatgcccttaTCTAGGCCCGTAGTCTCCTGGATTCAATATCTACTCC
Proteins encoded in this window:
- the LOC115100721 gene encoding uncharacterized protein C1494.07-like isoform X3, which translates into the protein MTAEAAAGMEQEVQRCLLFYGASRFGGLGSSVFAFLEKLRQFAGSGSVKGCKTRSLKEALQILDRMCKGFWELSDEDALPLLECLLAFQLSSASSSCCFQKLEKIIIKLAEGKENLCSREMKKLLRAQIEDKEILLAGDLEAVCMFLQESDPARAFLGQILPTLLLKVAATFQRVLQDEMAKDFVWEQLIVKMCLQMFQMMPDLIRPLVWSRAESSEALQRILGCLLQVLMGKTGPSSDLAGTAVSMLVNSTPAAEGGAQAVRNLFQLFHRDVGEVAFGKLILSTRAHPEDGLQTLELIRGLLACSRKDILSCAQSGSLGQGCLLLDVLFPDLSSLCQEKNSCRYRCLPVLALWLQRLKECAVDAWRVREKRLLTGHSELLQKLSQLSWFSAERLADGVSVGVFEAFERLLEIYLLECQHFGDLAQPLFQQFLQKILGIPWQMKVRYPALCALLPYVGTEVVLDVYRELPQHLLLCLSTNYLCPSAAELYKTFLELQRRRWMESIATISEDELAWLWAQRWLPTLSEALASPDSFLQSNAATYLLAPTLRSFPAAYPLLAEGIQGMDSAPLRAWVTLLSARKMTSGVVPSDGETLQKLSLCIHSEDEAVRLATLSVLCRSPRTNQMLSEVELQLLQKFLPLNLSCDSSGFRQALQALLKKALVRQRNSSLALLRSLEEQTARDGGRAAAERTLSRGIDFVQWLLELSISSLTPGSNFQRKKTALLLLQAILETCTDSWSPERKKGQPPQHMVGLLDYAREKGCWDFFSTSNLLVLLSCCRDRTNEIRELAAELLVQYFPSAFPEFLVQAVFDYAEESICSPRVQEAEAGALLMKTLLQRSDRSTLRRLFPQEAELALCCSGLCYAQHLLRMLKDQYAIARQDLLQAAKERPMHGVILALRRCLLEVPEVVASMVKAEHTSHWKGFLDSLVRSLKGISDFLLWILHGAQGTSSERPVAAPSMADMGNAINVLISQGGGLERSLGMDGEDPVLLSEEHGLLMTCCWVSLKEVGLLLGSLVEKILSLVPPPAGPLLPVATLEMVAGIFQDTLLRCRHWALALLQGPRSSSLTRRAAGFPMLILGIVSGEDMLASRPLLKDSIQVLLGLGSTPLPANWDQTLDLPQISAIHVLQVLVWRSRLGPELLPLTTPTMVLALRSLGSPCWAMRNAALQLFSSFSAQLLGQTLSQEDSFTRSTLTPQAFFTQYPQLRDVLLRELHQALESCDPSQKGTFHLCPSLHSVLTLLAKLQPGADDPPSGASRFLEPLIRLAGSPVYAIRVMAARALVSLASVTEYEDLLRQLIGDLSTIGSAISHNALHGRLLQVEAVLAETLQGTRLSMDALRSLTLELEEQFWLVAPVQRCPLIRAAYLRVILLLTECCTQDFRRRLRELLYVETLALPCGLKVGSAVFRQLAAHFLCTEAASPERYAHVCQLLTGGDPDMRLAVLSWVMEHDDGRMDEGLEAAVRRTLQEELLSVLRVVRSNEFLTRFLQAYVSLHHACPPPQPSTSVQASVRLLLSLLESGSSGPDLQSHALCVVSLLLLQGQELEDLSLLERWSRVLVLCSDPCSSEPLRTAAARALRLAGARVVQRALSCASSSSLSILAVRVIGVGIKLLQDGDKGVRKEASAFATLTPQLLREAPTDCAPVQSSRGLEDLLELLLQRFWDSAETLQLCLQHLPSEDLSSVLMDLKKSRAASLYEQDEPNVSSEPAVFACILLPFLLQLLERIPTSAELRARLECWVKDTGASIVYQVQCCRQWWSQDGDSLSVLKVLSSAKVCTTVAVLLVKAEFLSRTLAALESCGTPALEICCTSHDLGQELKLLQALLAQHGLCPPVLCYRAQQPDPPPGLCCRSAEGQVTGMPARILQQ